The following nucleotide sequence is from Streptomyces leeuwenhoekii.
CCACGGTCCGGCTGGCCTCGGCGTCCGGCCGCAGGTGTGCGGCGTCCGCCATCAGGCGGCCGGCGGTCTGGGTGCGCCGCGGGTCGCTCGCGGCGGCCATCAGCCACGCCGCCGGGACGGGGTCCGTCTCCGGGGGAACGACCAGCAGGTTCCAGCGGCCCACGTGGTACGAGAGCAGCAGCAGCTCGTGCTGGTCCTGCTCGGCCCGGAACCAGCCCACCTTCACCACGTGCCCGGCGACGGGCACCTTGCGCGGTACGACCGGCCACCGGGCGGGGTTCACCGTGATCCGGGTGATCCGTCCCCACAGCGGATCGAGCACGGCTGCCAGTGCGGGCAGTTCGGCGTGGAGGTCACGGGAGCGCGGCCACCAGGCGCCGTCCAGCAGTGCCGGTACGCACCCGGTGGGGGCGAGCGAGAGGCGCGGAGGGGGTGCGGAGATCCGGCCCTCGGATGTCGTCGGACGGGAGGTGGTCGCAGTCATGACGCGGACCCTGCCCCGAGCCGGTCGCAACCGGCCCGGCGTATTCGATCGCCGAAAACGACACAGGTATGGAGACCGGTGTTCGGAGAATCCTCGGTACTCCCCACCGTACTCCTCGGACCGCCCGAACGGAGCGGTGCGCCCGTGGACCGCCCCCCGCCGGCGCCGGGCCTGGGCGTCCCGGCCGCTCACGGGCTGTCCGACGAGCCCT
It contains:
- a CDS encoding DUF5994 family protein; the protein is MTATTSRPTTSEGRISAPPPRLSLAPTGCVPALLDGAWWPRSRDLHAELPALAAVLDPLWGRITRITVNPARWPVVPRKVPVAGHVVKVGWFRAEQDQHELLLLSYHVGRWNLLVVPPETDPVPAAWLMAAASDPRRTQTAGRLMADAAHLRPDAEASRTVEAVWESEGGREAGAPAASARGRTITAEIPNQPKKA